From one Mycobacterium colombiense CECT 3035 genomic stretch:
- a CDS encoding LLM class F420-dependent oxidoreductase, which produces MEVGVHFIDFLPGDPARLGPTLADAAKAAEQGGATLFTLADHFFQMEAMGRAEDPFLEGYTSLGFLAAQTATIDLSLLVTGVTYRYPGLLAKAVTTLDVLSQGRSMLGLGAAWYDREHAALGFPYPPVSRRFEMLEETLQICRQMWSDNDGPYEGKHYQLAETICAPQPIRRPPVLIGGDGEKKTLRLVAQYADVWNSTVTEVDAIKHKIEVLNRHCDAVGRDPGEIRKTVGYFVDPFEDLDGYFRTVEGYADLGIELVNAGPFPGNPDPVGFIRRLGDEVIPRLAEIG; this is translated from the coding sequence ATGGAAGTAGGAGTGCACTTCATCGACTTTCTGCCCGGAGACCCGGCGAGGCTGGGCCCGACGCTGGCCGATGCGGCCAAGGCCGCCGAGCAGGGCGGCGCCACCCTGTTCACCCTGGCCGACCACTTCTTCCAGATGGAAGCCATGGGACGGGCGGAAGATCCGTTCCTCGAGGGGTACACGTCATTGGGCTTCTTGGCCGCGCAGACGGCAACAATCGACCTGAGCCTGTTGGTCACCGGCGTCACCTACCGGTATCCGGGACTGCTGGCCAAGGCGGTCACGACGCTGGACGTCTTGTCGCAGGGCCGGTCGATGTTGGGGCTCGGCGCGGCCTGGTACGACCGGGAACACGCCGCCCTGGGCTTCCCGTATCCGCCGGTGAGCCGGCGCTTCGAGATGCTCGAGGAGACGCTGCAGATCTGTCGGCAGATGTGGAGCGATAACGACGGCCCGTACGAAGGCAAGCATTATCAGCTCGCCGAGACAATCTGTGCGCCACAACCGATTCGGCGCCCCCCGGTGCTGATCGGCGGGGACGGCGAGAAGAAGACGCTACGTCTGGTCGCGCAATACGCCGACGTGTGGAATTCCACGGTGACCGAAGTCGACGCGATCAAGCACAAGATCGAGGTCCTCAACCGTCATTGCGACGCGGTCGGACGCGACCCTGGCGAGATCCGCAAGACGGTCGGCTATTTCGTCGATCCGTTCGAGGACCTCGACGGGTATTTCCGGACCGTCGAGGGCTACGCCGATCTCGGCATCGAGCTGGTCAATGCCGGTCCGTTCCCCGGTAATCCCGATCCGGTCGGCTTCATCCGCCGCCTGGGCGACGAGGTGATTCCCCGGCTCGCCGAAATAGGTTGA
- a CDS encoding alpha/beta hydrolase family protein has product MNARLLDQIAGIAHEPSGSPKGVVVLTHGAGGNRDSVLLQQVCDEWAQRGWLAVRYNLPYRRRRPSGPPSGSAATDRAGIVEAITLCRGLADGPLIAGGHSYGGRQTSMVVAAGEAAVDVLTLFSYPVHPPGKPERARTEHLPDITVPTVFTHGTSDPFGTPDELRAAAALIAGTTAVVEIASARHDLRSKTLNVPALAVDAALQLLGRN; this is encoded by the coding sequence ATGAACGCCCGCCTCCTCGATCAGATCGCGGGTATTGCGCACGAACCCTCGGGTAGCCCCAAGGGCGTGGTGGTACTGACACATGGCGCCGGCGGCAACCGGGATTCCGTTCTGCTGCAACAGGTTTGCGATGAATGGGCGCAGCGCGGCTGGCTCGCGGTGCGCTACAACCTGCCCTACCGCCGCCGCCGGCCCAGCGGCCCGCCCTCCGGGTCCGCCGCTACCGACCGGGCCGGCATCGTCGAGGCCATCACGTTGTGCCGCGGCCTTGCCGACGGCCCGCTGATCGCCGGTGGACATTCCTACGGCGGGCGGCAGACGTCCATGGTGGTCGCGGCCGGGGAGGCCGCGGTGGACGTGCTGACACTGTTCTCCTATCCGGTGCACCCCCCGGGCAAACCCGAACGCGCCCGCACCGAGCATCTGCCCGACATCACAGTGCCGACGGTGTTCACGCACGGCACCTCGGATCCGTTCGGCACGCCCGACGAACTGCGCGCCGCCGCCGCATTGATCGCCGGGACGACCGCGGTCGTCGAGATCGCCAGTGCCCGCCACGATCTGCGGTCCAAGACGTTGAACGTGCCGGCGTTGGCCGTCGACGCGGCACTGCAGCTGCTCGGCCGCAATTAG
- a CDS encoding PAS and ANTAR domain-containing protein, producing the protein MQQRRRTGESSSEGGGARFSEPTEPAPGYLNIGAFRFFFVGQRWEWSDEVARMHGYEPGEVAPTTELLMSHKHPDDRAHVQELLDHALQSEESFSSRHRFIDTAGAVHDAIVVADRMLDESGAVLGTEGYYIDLTNTFDETRKAVLDTELPDLFESRAAIEQAKGVLMSVYRVSAEQAFRVLQWRSQETNVKLRALAKQLLTEVATLPPPTAALQSQFDHLLLTVHERIPPEHIG; encoded by the coding sequence GTGCAACAGCGCAGGCGAACAGGGGAATCGTCATCCGAGGGGGGCGGCGCGCGATTTTCCGAGCCCACCGAGCCGGCCCCCGGGTATCTGAACATCGGAGCGTTCCGCTTCTTCTTCGTCGGGCAGCGCTGGGAATGGTCCGACGAGGTCGCCAGGATGCACGGTTACGAACCGGGGGAGGTCGCGCCGACGACCGAACTGCTGATGTCGCACAAGCATCCCGACGATCGAGCGCATGTGCAGGAGCTGCTCGACCACGCCCTGCAGTCCGAGGAGTCGTTCTCGAGCCGGCACCGGTTCATCGACACCGCGGGCGCCGTGCACGACGCGATCGTCGTCGCCGACCGCATGCTGGACGAGTCGGGCGCCGTGCTGGGCACCGAGGGTTACTACATCGACCTCACCAACACGTTCGACGAGACCCGCAAGGCGGTGCTCGATACCGAACTGCCGGACCTGTTCGAGAGCCGCGCGGCCATCGAACAGGCCAAGGGCGTGCTGATGTCCGTGTACCGAGTCAGCGCCGAGCAGGCGTTTCGCGTGCTGCAGTGGCGGTCGCAGGAGACCAACGTGAAACTGCGTGCACTGGCCAAGCAACTGCTCACCGAGGTCGCCACCCTGCCGCCTCCGACGGCCGCCCTGCAGAGTCAGTTCGACCATTTGCTGCTGACCGTGCACGAGAGGATTCCGCCCGAGCACATCGGGTAA
- a CDS encoding HNH endonuclease signature motif containing protein, with product MFEDVRARFDEEFERCYPSATPVSAGLLGRIGAAARAENRAAAAQLVAIGELFAYRLSRCAECEEWAVDTEAAVSAEVAAALRIGQGLAASRVRYARAMRERLPKVGAVFAAGDIDYRMFQTMVFRTDLITDKDVLGAVDVALAANVTRWPSLSLGRLAAQVDKVVAHADADAVRRRKERVADRAVWIADAGEGMSHIEGSLLSLDAHALDQRLDALAATVCEHDPRSREQRRADALGALAAGADRLGCRCARSDCGAGKRSAAGPVVIHVIAERAVLDGGGSTPAVQIGAEGLIAPELLAELAASARVVPLVHPGDAAPESGYVPSRALADFVRCRDLTCRWPGCDRPATDCDVDHTIPYAEGGPTHASNLKCLCRTHHLVKTFWGWRDTQLPDGTLILASPSGQVYVTTPGSALLFPSLCLATGAIPAAEADPPPDYCADRTAMMPRRRRTRAQNRAARIATERMHNREARQPKRRGREAAYFGPAPPAEGDGDPPPF from the coding sequence ATGTTCGAGGACGTGCGTGCTCGGTTCGACGAGGAGTTCGAGCGTTGCTATCCCTCGGCGACGCCGGTGTCGGCGGGTCTGTTGGGGCGGATCGGTGCGGCCGCGCGGGCGGAGAATCGAGCGGCTGCCGCGCAGCTGGTCGCGATCGGTGAGTTGTTTGCCTATCGGTTGTCGCGGTGTGCGGAGTGCGAGGAGTGGGCGGTCGATACCGAGGCGGCGGTGAGTGCGGAGGTGGCCGCGGCGTTGCGGATCGGGCAGGGGTTGGCCGCCAGTCGGGTGCGCTATGCCCGGGCGATGCGCGAGCGGCTGCCGAAGGTGGGTGCGGTGTTCGCGGCCGGGGATATTGATTACCGGATGTTTCAGACGATGGTGTTCCGCACCGATTTGATCACCGACAAAGACGTGTTGGGTGCGGTGGATGTCGCGCTGGCCGCCAACGTCACCCGGTGGCCGTCATTGAGCCTGGGCCGGTTGGCTGCGCAGGTGGACAAGGTGGTGGCGCATGCTGATGCCGATGCGGTGCGGCGCCGCAAGGAGCGCGTGGCCGATCGCGCGGTGTGGATTGCCGATGCGGGTGAGGGCATGTCGCATATCGAGGGCAGTCTGCTGAGCCTGGATGCGCATGCGTTGGATCAGCGGTTGGATGCGTTGGCGGCAACGGTGTGTGAGCATGATCCGCGTAGCCGTGAGCAGCGTCGCGCTGATGCGTTGGGGGCGTTGGCGGCCGGCGCGGATCGGTTGGGGTGTCGGTGCGCGCGATCGGATTGCGGGGCCGGTAAACGGTCCGCGGCGGGCCCGGTGGTGATTCATGTGATCGCCGAGCGGGCCGTGTTGGATGGTGGTGGTTCGACGCCGGCAGTTCAAATCGGTGCGGAGGGGTTGATCGCGCCGGAGCTGCTGGCCGAGCTCGCGGCCTCGGCCAGGGTGGTGCCGTTGGTGCACCCCGGTGACGCTGCTCCCGAGTCCGGTTATGTGCCCTCGCGGGCGCTGGCCGATTTCGTGCGGTGCCGGGATCTGACGTGTCGCTGGCCGGGCTGTGACCGCCCGGCCACCGACTGCGATGTGGACCATACGATCCCGTACGCCGAGGGTGGGCCCACGCATGCGTCGAATCTTAAATGCCTTTGCCGCACACATCATTTGGTGAAAACTTTCTGGGGCTGGCGAGATACCCAGCTGCCCGACGGCACGCTGATCCTGGCTTCCCCGTCGGGGCAGGTCTACGTCACCACCCCGGGCAGCGCCCTGCTGTTCCCCAGCTTGTGTCTGGCCACCGGCGCGATACCGGCGGCCGAAGCCGACCCGCCCCCGGATTACTGCGCCGACCGCACCGCCATGATGCCCAGACGCCGCCGCACCCGCGCCCAAAACCGCGCCGCTCGCATCGCCACCGAACGCATGCACAATCGCGAGGCACGGCAACCGAAACGTCGCGGCCGCGAGGCCGCCTACTTCGGTCCCGCACCGCCGGCCGAAGGTGACGGTGATCCACCGCCCTTCTAA
- the thiC gene encoding phosphomethylpyrimidine synthase ThiC: MTDVLPGTVDASVTTGPIAGSSKAYREIEGPDGVTLRVPLRRVHLSTGDDFDLYDTSGPYTDPDATIDLTAGLPARPGVVRDRGTQLQRARAGEITAEMAYIAAREGMPAELVRDEVARGRAVIPANHNHPEIEPMIIGKAFATKVNANIGNSAVTSSIAEEVDKMVWATRWGADTIMDLSTGKNIHETREWILRNSPVPVGTVPIYQALEKTKGDPTELTWELYRDTVIEQCEQGVDYMTVHAGVLLRYVPLTAKRVTGIVSRGGSIMAAWCLAHHRESFLYTNFEELCEIFARYDVTFSLGDGLRPGSIADANDAAQFAELRTLGELTKIAKSHGVQVMIEGPGHVPMHKIVENVRLEEEWCEEAPFYTLGPLATDIAPAYDHITSAIGAAIIAQAGTAMLCYVTPKEHLGLPDRKDVKDGVIAYKIAAHAGDLAKGHPHAQERDNALSQARFEFRWNDQFALSLDPDTARSYHDETLPAEPAKTAHFCSMCGPKFCSMRITQDVRDYAAKHGLDSEEAIEAAMTEGMAEKSREFAEHGNRVYLPLAQQ, from the coding sequence ATGACTGATGTCCTTCCCGGAACCGTCGACGCGTCGGTGACCACCGGCCCGATCGCGGGCAGCAGCAAGGCCTATCGCGAAATCGAGGGTCCGGACGGCGTGACCCTGCGCGTGCCGCTGCGGCGCGTGCACCTGTCCACCGGCGACGACTTCGACCTGTACGACACCTCGGGGCCTTACACCGATCCGGACGCGACGATCGACCTGACCGCCGGCCTGCCGGCCCGGCCGGGCGTGGTCCGCGATCGCGGCACCCAGTTGCAGCGGGCCCGCGCCGGCGAGATCACCGCCGAGATGGCCTACATCGCCGCCCGTGAGGGCATGCCGGCCGAGCTGGTGCGCGACGAGGTCGCGCGGGGCCGTGCGGTGATCCCGGCCAACCACAACCACCCCGAGATCGAGCCGATGATCATCGGCAAGGCGTTTGCAACCAAGGTGAACGCAAACATCGGCAACTCGGCGGTGACGTCCTCGATCGCCGAGGAGGTCGACAAGATGGTGTGGGCCACCCGGTGGGGCGCCGACACCATCATGGACCTGTCCACCGGCAAGAACATCCACGAGACGCGCGAGTGGATCCTGCGCAACTCCCCGGTGCCGGTCGGCACCGTGCCCATCTACCAGGCGCTGGAAAAGACCAAGGGCGACCCGACCGAGCTGACCTGGGAGCTTTACCGCGACACCGTGATCGAGCAGTGCGAGCAGGGTGTGGACTACATGACCGTGCACGCCGGCGTACTGCTGCGCTACGTGCCGCTCACCGCCAAGCGGGTCACCGGCATCGTGTCCCGCGGCGGTTCGATCATGGCGGCCTGGTGCCTGGCGCACCACCGGGAATCGTTCCTGTACACCAACTTTGAGGAACTCTGCGAGATCTTCGCCCGCTACGACGTCACCTTCTCCCTCGGCGACGGGCTGCGGCCGGGCTCGATCGCGGACGCCAACGACGCCGCGCAGTTCGCCGAGCTGCGCACCCTGGGCGAGCTGACCAAGATCGCGAAATCCCATGGCGTGCAAGTGATGATCGAGGGCCCCGGCCACGTCCCGATGCACAAGATCGTGGAGAACGTGCGGCTGGAAGAGGAGTGGTGCGAGGAGGCCCCGTTCTACACGCTGGGCCCGCTGGCCACCGACATCGCACCGGCCTACGACCACATCACTTCGGCCATCGGCGCGGCCATCATCGCCCAGGCCGGCACCGCGATGCTGTGCTACGTGACGCCCAAGGAGCACCTGGGACTGCCGGATCGTAAGGACGTCAAGGACGGGGTGATCGCCTACAAGATCGCCGCGCACGCAGGAGATCTCGCCAAGGGCCACCCGCACGCGCAGGAGCGCGACAACGCATTGAGCCAGGCGCGGTTCGAGTTCCGGTGGAATGACCAATTCGCGCTGTCGCTCGACCCCGACACCGCACGGTCCTACCACGACGAGACGCTGCCGGCCGAACCCGCCAAGACCGCGCACTTCTGCTCGATGTGCGGACCGAAGTTCTGCTCGATGCGCATCACCCAGGACGTCCGCGACTACGCCGCCAAACACGGCCTGGACAGCGAGGAAGCGATCGAGGCGGCGATGACCGAGGGCATGGCCGAAAAGTCGCGCGAGTTCGCCGAGCACGGCAACCGGGTGTATCTCCCGCTGGCCCAGCAGTGA
- the thiD gene encoding bifunctional hydroxymethylpyrimidine kinase/phosphomethylpyrimidine kinase, giving the protein MTFLPLPAPGTTPRRVLSIAGSDSGGGAGIEADMRTMALLGVHACVSVTAVTVQNTLGVQSFHEVPDDVVAGQIEAVAGDIGIQAAKTGMLASPRIIDTVAGTWRRLGLTVPLVVDPVAASMHGDALMAPAALDSLRDQLFPLATLVTPNLDEVRLLVDIDVVDPASQRAAAKALHALGPRWVLVKGGHLRSSDRSCDLLYDGADFHEFDAERVATGNDHGGGDTLASAVACALAHDFSVPDAVAFGKRWVTECLRAAYPLGHGHGPVSPLFRLS; this is encoded by the coding sequence GTGACATTCCTGCCGCTACCCGCGCCGGGTACGACGCCGCGGCGAGTGCTGTCCATTGCGGGGTCGGACTCCGGGGGCGGCGCAGGTATCGAAGCCGACATGCGCACGATGGCGTTGCTGGGAGTGCATGCGTGTGTGTCGGTGACGGCGGTGACCGTGCAGAACACGTTGGGCGTGCAGAGCTTTCACGAGGTGCCCGATGATGTCGTCGCCGGCCAGATCGAAGCCGTGGCCGGCGACATCGGCATCCAGGCCGCGAAGACCGGGATGCTGGCATCGCCGCGCATCATCGACACCGTGGCCGGCACCTGGCGCCGGCTCGGGTTGACGGTTCCGCTCGTCGTCGATCCGGTGGCCGCGTCCATGCATGGTGATGCGCTGATGGCGCCCGCCGCCCTGGATTCGCTTCGCGATCAACTGTTTCCGTTGGCAACGCTGGTGACACCGAACCTGGACGAGGTGCGGCTGCTGGTCGACATCGACGTGGTGGATCCGGCGTCGCAGCGGGCGGCCGCCAAGGCGCTGCATGCGCTGGGGCCGCGGTGGGTTCTGGTCAAGGGCGGCCACCTGCGGTCGTCGGATCGCAGTTGCGACCTGCTCTACGACGGCGCCGATTTCCACGAGTTCGACGCGGAGCGCGTCGCCACCGGCAACGACCACGGTGGCGGCGACACGCTCGCCAGCGCCGTGGCGTGCGCGCTGGCGCACGATTTCTCGGTGCCCGATGCCGTCGCGTTCGGCAAGCGGTGGGTGACCGAATGTCTGCGCGCCGCTTACCCGTTGGGCCACGGCCACGGCCCCGTCTCCCCGCTGTTTCGGCTGTCATGA
- a CDS encoding STAS domain-containing protein, with protein MRLLAVEHEAHDDVVIVSVKGDVDSSNVGELAAHLATALELASAQPIRPVVIDLQAVDFFGSAALNAVLDCHEDAKAGGTSIRLVADHDQVLRPIQVTELDRVFDIYPTFAAALQRRRQ; from the coding sequence GTGAGGTTGTTGGCCGTCGAACACGAGGCTCACGACGACGTCGTGATCGTGAGCGTCAAAGGCGATGTCGACTCGAGTAATGTCGGTGAGCTCGCCGCTCACCTGGCCACCGCGCTCGAGCTTGCCTCGGCGCAGCCCATCCGACCGGTGGTGATCGACTTGCAGGCTGTTGATTTCTTCGGAAGCGCAGCGTTGAACGCCGTGCTCGACTGCCACGAGGACGCAAAAGCCGGCGGGACGTCGATTCGACTGGTCGCCGACCACGACCAGGTGCTGCGGCCGATCCAGGTCACGGAGTTGGACCGGGTCTTCGACATCTACCCGACGTTCGCCGCGGCATTGCAACGAAGACGACAGTGA
- a CDS encoding MarR family winged helix-turn-helix transcriptional regulator, which translates to MDGISDSAVTAARDIRVVFSRLRRRLKDIAVDGLTPSQTAVLTRLWKDGPSSASALAGAEQVRPQSMATILAALGQRGLVERAPDPNDGRRQVVSLTAAGKRRAESDRRAREEWLARTIQERYTESERRVIVDALSLLERLTEQ; encoded by the coding sequence GTGGATGGCATCAGCGACTCCGCCGTGACGGCGGCACGCGATATCCGGGTGGTCTTCAGCAGGCTACGGCGCCGACTGAAGGACATCGCGGTCGACGGTCTGACTCCGTCGCAGACGGCGGTGCTCACCCGGTTATGGAAGGACGGGCCGTCGTCGGCCAGCGCTCTGGCCGGCGCCGAGCAGGTCCGCCCCCAGTCGATGGCCACCATCCTGGCCGCGCTGGGCCAACGCGGGCTCGTCGAGCGCGCACCGGATCCGAATGATGGCCGGCGCCAAGTGGTCTCGTTGACCGCGGCGGGTAAGAGGCGCGCCGAAAGCGACCGGCGCGCCCGTGAGGAGTGGCTGGCCCGCACCATCCAGGAGCGCTACACCGAGTCCGAGCGGCGGGTCATCGTCGACGCGCTCTCACTGCTCGAGCGCTTGACCGAACAATGA
- a CDS encoding M28 family peptidase, whose amino-acid sequence MISRLGATLLLIAVLAACSATRPGAPAATPDLGHSLAKRVNAEGLLTHLRALQNIANGNGGNRADGTPGFNASVDYVAKALRDKGFDVQTPQFDRLYTVSLGKPAVTVAGRSYPVDQASLLVQTPPGGLTGQPIRPARPSGCAPNDYPAAVPKGVIAVVDDAQCSVVDKQNSAVAKGASAVIVLSSSTGRGAPPTLFTTGYFKKLTVPVAVLGSSGAAALTGSTAPIRLVLDAQNVKITSRNVVAQTKTGSAHDVVVVGAHLDGSRAGPGINDDGSGVAAVLETALQLGPLAPVNNAVRFVFWGADLDGRNGVLDYVFGMDRDQLNDIALYLNFTMLGSPNAGFFTDDGDQSGPPGPGVSPADVPEGSAGIERTLSGYLNLAGKRPADMPLDTRADYHPFMIAGVPVGGMTTGSSQPKTPVQARLWGGQAGVAFDPNFQGPRDTVDNINREALAVMGSGVGFAVGSYAESIGGVNGVPPHNKRHRSRVP is encoded by the coding sequence GCGCTACTCTGCTGTTGATCGCCGTGCTGGCCGCGTGCTCGGCGACGCGGCCGGGGGCGCCGGCGGCGACGCCGGACCTCGGGCACAGTTTGGCCAAAAGGGTGAACGCCGAAGGCCTGCTGACGCACCTGCGTGCCCTGCAAAACATCGCCAACGGCAATGGCGGCAACCGCGCGGACGGGACCCCGGGGTTCAACGCCAGCGTGGACTACGTTGCTAAAGCCCTGCGCGACAAGGGTTTCGACGTACAGACGCCGCAGTTCGACCGGCTCTACACCGTGTCCTTGGGCAAGCCCGCGGTGACCGTTGCGGGCCGCTCCTATCCCGTCGACCAGGCGTCGCTGCTGGTTCAGACGCCGCCCGGCGGACTGACCGGCCAGCCGATCCGGCCGGCGCGGCCGTCGGGTTGCGCACCCAACGACTACCCGGCCGCCGTGCCCAAGGGCGTGATCGCCGTCGTCGATGACGCCCAGTGTTCGGTGGTCGACAAGCAGAACAGCGCGGTGGCCAAGGGCGCGAGTGCGGTGATCGTGCTCAGTTCGTCCACCGGGCGGGGAGCCCCGCCCACGCTGTTCACCACCGGCTACTTCAAGAAACTGACCGTGCCGGTTGCCGTGCTGGGTTCCTCCGGCGCCGCCGCGCTGACGGGCTCCACCGCGCCGATACGTCTGGTGCTGGATGCGCAGAACGTCAAGATCACTTCCCGAAACGTCGTGGCGCAGACCAAGACCGGGTCGGCTCACGACGTCGTCGTGGTGGGCGCGCACCTGGACGGCTCGCGCGCCGGGCCCGGCATCAACGACGACGGATCAGGGGTGGCCGCCGTCCTGGAGACGGCGCTGCAGCTGGGTCCGCTCGCTCCGGTGAACAACGCGGTGCGGTTCGTGTTCTGGGGCGCCGACCTCGACGGCCGCAACGGCGTCCTGGACTACGTGTTCGGCATGGACCGCGACCAACTCAACGACATCGCGCTGTACTTGAACTTCACCATGCTGGGTTCGCCGAACGCCGGATTCTTCACCGACGACGGCGATCAGTCCGGGCCGCCCGGCCCGGGTGTCTCGCCCGCGGATGTGCCCGAAGGCTCGGCCGGCATCGAACGCACCCTGTCCGGTTATCTGAACCTCGCCGGCAAGCGGCCCGCGGACATGCCGTTGGACACCCGGGCCGACTACCACCCCTTCATGATCGCGGGCGTGCCCGTCGGCGGGATGACCACCGGATCCTCGCAGCCGAAAACGCCCGTGCAGGCGCGGCTGTGGGGCGGCCAGGCCGGCGTGGCGTTCGACCCGAACTTCCAGGGGCCACGCGACACCGTCGACAACATCAACCGGGAAGCGTTGGCCGTCATGGGTTCCGGCGTCGGATTCGCCGTGGGCAGCTACGCCGAGTCCATCGGCGGGGTCAACGGTGTGCCGCCACACAATAAGAGGCATCGCAGCCGGGTGCCGTAA